From the Sebastes umbrosus isolate fSebUmb1 chromosome 2, fSebUmb1.pri, whole genome shotgun sequence genome, one window contains:
- the LOC119504481 gene encoding protein C19orf12-like: MFKKLTLNSTGEVVAPLRAHEDKGGHETLSNRPVTPPPLLSVSLPGGAVGGLLGAWLTSGQFRPLPQILMELPPNQQQMLFNHITAVLGNLDWTDAAQLIAIVMGNATLQQQVTAALLGYITKELRAEVRYQD, from the exons atgtttaaaaag TTAACTCTGAACAGCACAGGTGAGGTTGTAGCTCCTCTCAGAGCTCATGAGGATAAAGGCGGacatgaaacactttctaacagACCCGttaccccccctcctctcctctctgtgtctctaccAGGTGGAGCAGTAGGCGGTCTGCTGGGCGCCTGGCTGACCAGCGGTCAGTTCAGACCTCTGCCTCAGATCCTGATGGAGTTGCCTCCCAACCAGCAACAGATGCTCTTTAATCACATCACGGCCGTCTTGGGCAACCTGGACTGGACGGACGCGGCCCAGCTCATCGCCATCGTGATGGGCAACGCCACTCTCCAGCAGCAGGTCACCGCCGCGCTGCTTGGCTACATCACAAAGGAACTCCGAGCAGAGGTGCGCTATCAAGACTGA
- the zgc:162297 gene encoding uncharacterized protein F13E9.13, mitochondrial isoform X2, which produces MLKCTPLGCMKMSQITEEACREATIYRDAGIDGVIIENMHDIPYSFSVGPEVTACMTTVCTAVRSICPSLPLGVQILSSANQQALAVALASGVDFIRAEGFVFSHVADEGLLNACAGDLLRYRKQIGAEHVQIFTDIKKKHSSHALTSDVSIEETARAAEFFLSDGLIITGVATGTQADPRELREVSQSVRIPVLIGSGVTYDNIERYLDANGMIIGSHFKEGGHWANAVDPERVKRFMGKIRDLRK; this is translated from the exons ATGCTCAAAT GCACCCCCCTGGGTTGTATGAAAATGTCCCAAATCACTGAAGAAGCATGCAGGGAGGCAACAATCTACCGTGATGCTGGGATT gaTGGTGTGATCATTGAGAACATGCATGATATCCCTTACTCGTTCTCTGTGGGCCCCGAGGTGACTGCCTGTATGACGACAGTATGCACCGCCGTGAGAAGCATCTGTCCAAGCCTACCGCTCGGAGTGCAGATACTGTCCTCTGCTAACCAGCAGGCGCTGGCCGTGGCGCTGGCTTCAG GTGTGGATTTCATCAGGGCCGAGGGTTTTGTCTTTTCTCACGTGGCTGATGAGGGTCTCCTGAATGCCTGCGCCGGAGACTTACTGAGATATCGCAAGCAGATCGGAGCTGAGCATGTGCAGATCTTCACTGACATCAAGAAGAAGCACAG CTCCCATGCGCTGACATCAGACGTGAGCATTGAAGAGACGGCACGTGCCGCCGAGTTCTTCCTCTCAGATGGACTCATCATCACGGGAGTGGCCACCGGAACGCAGGCTGACCCGCGGGAGCTCAGAG agGTTTCCCAGTCTGTGAGGATCCCAGTGCTAATAGGATCTGGAGTGACCTACGACAACATTGAACGCTACCTCGATGCAAATGGAATGATCATTGGTTCTCACTTCAAGGAGGGAGGCCACTGGGCCAACGCGGTCGACCCGGAGCGAGTGAAGAGGTTCATGGGAAAGATACGTGACCTTCGAAAATGA
- the LOC119477159 gene encoding protein C19orf12 homolog yields the protein MAPRMDDVMRLCCEISAHDEIKVAVKNSTKGAMVAGGSAFVGGLLGGPPGIAVGGAVGGLLGAWLTSGQFRPLPQILMELPPNQQQMLFNHITAILGNLDWTDAAQLIALVMGNATLQQQVTAALLGYITKELRAEVRYQD from the exons ATGGCTCCACGAATGGACGACGTCATGCGTCTGTGCTGTGAAATATCAGCCCACGATGAGATCAAGGTGGCAGTGAAGAACTCCACCAAAGGAGCGATGGTGGCAGGAGGATCTGCCTTCGTAGGCGGGCTGCTCGGCGGACCTCCAGGGATTGCTGTTG GTGGAGCAGTAGGCGGTCTGCTGGGCGCCTGGCTGACCAGCGGTCAGTTCAGACCTCTGCCTCAGATCCTGATGGAGTTGCCTCCCAACCAGCAACAGATGCTCTTTAATCACATCACGGCCATCTTGGGCAACCTGGACTGGACGGACGCGGCCCAGCTCATCGCCCTCGTGATGGGCAACGCCACTCTCCAGCAGCAGGTCACCGCCGCGCTGCTTGGCTACATCACAAAGGAACTCCGAGCAGAGGTGCGCTATCAAGACTGA
- the zgc:162297 gene encoding uncharacterized protein F13E9.13, mitochondrial isoform X1 produces MKFLDLFGRLKSVVIGMIHVKALPGTPLGCMKMSQITEEACREATIYRDAGIDGVIIENMHDIPYSFSVGPEVTACMTTVCTAVRSICPSLPLGVQILSSANQQALAVALASGVDFIRAEGFVFSHVADEGLLNACAGDLLRYRKQIGAEHVQIFTDIKKKHSSHALTSDVSIEETARAAEFFLSDGLIITGVATGTQADPRELREVSQSVRIPVLIGSGVTYDNIERYLDANGMIIGSHFKEGGHWANAVDPERVKRFMGKIRDLRK; encoded by the exons ATGAAGTTTTTGGACCTTTTTGGGCGACTAAAATCCGTGGTTATTGGAATGATTCATGTTAAAGCCTTACCAG GCACCCCCCTGGGTTGTATGAAAATGTCCCAAATCACTGAAGAAGCATGCAGGGAGGCAACAATCTACCGTGATGCTGGGATT gaTGGTGTGATCATTGAGAACATGCATGATATCCCTTACTCGTTCTCTGTGGGCCCCGAGGTGACTGCCTGTATGACGACAGTATGCACCGCCGTGAGAAGCATCTGTCCAAGCCTACCGCTCGGAGTGCAGATACTGTCCTCTGCTAACCAGCAGGCGCTGGCCGTGGCGCTGGCTTCAG GTGTGGATTTCATCAGGGCCGAGGGTTTTGTCTTTTCTCACGTGGCTGATGAGGGTCTCCTGAATGCCTGCGCCGGAGACTTACTGAGATATCGCAAGCAGATCGGAGCTGAGCATGTGCAGATCTTCACTGACATCAAGAAGAAGCACAG CTCCCATGCGCTGACATCAGACGTGAGCATTGAAGAGACGGCACGTGCCGCCGAGTTCTTCCTCTCAGATGGACTCATCATCACGGGAGTGGCCACCGGAACGCAGGCTGACCCGCGGGAGCTCAGAG agGTTTCCCAGTCTGTGAGGATCCCAGTGCTAATAGGATCTGGAGTGACCTACGACAACATTGAACGCTACCTCGATGCAAATGGAATGATCATTGGTTCTCACTTCAAGGAGGGAGGCCACTGGGCCAACGCGGTCGACCCGGAGCGAGTGAAGAGGTTCATGGGAAAGATACGTGACCTTCGAAAATGA
- the si:ch211-260e23.9 gene encoding si:ch211-260e23.9 gives MFGKILSHLLWNAGDDFEAGDDTYEELMEFEEGGWVIVNLPENGPLSAPEADPLENLLIEHPSMSVYQMRCRMGGEEEELGSDEDEEDTSRPVAVRRHISWRLAAWGIPLPCNIQLLAVERASRTQNERKKLGRSVLHRQNLAKMRFSPAERRYGHFKQPCQRLYNY, from the exons ATGTTCGGAAAGATTCTTTCTCATCTGCTTTGGAACGCCGGTGACGACTTTGAGGCAGGAGATGACACTTACGAGGAGCTGATGGAGTTTGAGGAGGGAGGATGGGTCATTGTTAATCTTCCAG AGAACGGGCCGCTCTCAGCCCCCGAGGCAGATCCCCTGGAGAACCTGCTGATTGAGCACCCCAGCATGTCTGTCTACCAGATGAGATGCAGGAtgggtggagaggaggaggagctgggcTCTGACGAAGATGAAGAGGACACCTCCAG GCCAGTGGCGGTGAGGCGGCACATATCCTGGCGTCTGGCTGCCTGGGGAATCCCTCTGCCCTGCAACAtccagctgctggctgttgaGAGGGCCAGCAGGACCCAGAATGAGCGGAAGAAGCTGGGCCGCAGCGTCCTCCACAGGCAGAACCTGGCCAAGATGAGATTCTCCCCGGCAGAGAGACGCTACGGCCACTTCAAGCAGCCCTGCCAGCGCCTCTACAACTACTGA